Proteins encoded by one window of Salvia splendens isolate huo1 chromosome 14, SspV2, whole genome shotgun sequence:
- the LOC121765894 gene encoding phosphopantothenate--cysteine ligase 2-like, with amino-acid sequence MDPSNGFEETSNHDIKSFFDSSPPLKNAAEIKRKTEEFIQLNSNSEHPRRIVLVTSGGTTVPLEQRCVRYIDNFSSGHRGSTSTEYFLKAGYAVVFLYREGTYQPFCTLLPNNPLLECLQVTDESNITARPPYEKTVKEAISNSHAATSSGTLLKLPFTTIFEYLQNLQLIASLMSGLGSRALFYLAAAVSDFYVPWESMAVHKIQSSSGPLDMRLVQVPKMLSVLRRDWAPKAFCISFKLETDKDILLKKAGAALEKYNMDMVVANELLTRKEEVIVVTKGGNIIVQQDRTRAGAEVEEPLIKLIVDQHSASINSAA; translated from the exons ATGGACCCGTCAAATGGTTTCGAGGAAACATCTAATCATGATATAAAGTCTTTCTTTGATTCATCGCCTCCTCTGAAGAATGCTGcagaaatcaaaagaaaaactgaaGAGTTCATTCAATTGAATTCGAATTCAG AACATCCTAGGAGGATCGTGTTGGTGACTTCTGGAGGGACAACTGTTCCTTTGGAGCAACGATGTGTGCGTTACATTGACAATTTCAGCTCAGGCCATCGGGGATCAACTTCTACAGA ATATTTCTTGAAAGCTGGATATGCAGTGGTGTTTCTTTATCGCGA AGGAACCTACCAGCCATTTTGCACATTGCTTCCGAATAATCCTTTGCTCGAATGTTTGCAAGTTACTGACGAATCAAATATTACAG CACGGCCACCATATGAGAAAACAGTCAAGGAAGCTATAAGTAACAGTCATGCG GCAACGAGCTCTGGCACCTTGTTGAAACTTCCCTTCACTACAATCTTCGAGTATCTTCAG AATTTGCAGTTGATTGCATCATTAATGAGCGGCCTCGGTTCACGTGCTCTGTTCTATCTCGCTGCAGCAGTGTCTGATTTTTATGTTCCCTGGGAGAGCATG GCAGTGCATAAGATTCAGTCCAGCTCTGGTCCTCTGGACATGCGACTCGTCCAGGTTCCGAAGATGCTGTCGGTGCTGAGGAGAGACTGGGCTCCAAAGGCCTTTTGCATATCATTCAAG CTAGAGACTGATAAGGATATTCTTCTGAAGAAAGCCGGTGCGGCCCTTGAGAAATACAACATGGACATGGTGGTAGCTAATGAGCTCCTAACGCGTAAAGAGGAGGTCATCGTCGTCACCAAGGGTGGAAACATTATCGTTCAACAAGACAGAACGCGGGCTGGTGCTGAAGTGGAGGAGCCGCTGATCAAACTCATCGTGGACCAGCATTCTGCTTCTATAAACTCAGCCGCATAA
- the LOC121765893 gene encoding transcription factor TGA7-like translates to MTTPTTQFAPSGRLGLYEPMHQMSMWEDTFEGNISPDAAVCMINDADSKIDDKIEYTSDKSVEQAEDSRASRSISEKIQRRLAQNREAARKSRLRKKAYVQQLETSRLKLAQLELELERARQQGMLIAGATAHMGLCGTVGSGIASFEIEYSHWLDQQERKITELKNVLQTPIGDLELRVMVERVLSHYYDLFHMKREAARADAFYLVSGMWRTSVERFFLWIGGFKPSELINVVMPQLQPLTDQQTANVDNLKHLCVQAEDALSQGMEKLQQTLAQSVTFLAPGAGNYCSQTAFALENLESLESFINQADHLRQQTLQHMSHILTTRQAANGLVAFGEYFQRLRTLSSLWSARCPGEPA, encoded by the exons ATGACTACCCCGACAACTCAGTTCGCGCCATCGGGAAGGTTGGGATTGTATGAACCGATGCACCAGATGAGCATGTGGGAAGACACATTTGAGGGCAACATCAGCCCTGACGCCGCTGTCTGTATGATCAATGATGCCGATTCTAAGATAGACGACAAGATTGAGTACACTTCGGACAAATCAGTGGAGCAAGCTGAGGACTCTAGAGCTTCGAGAAGTATATCTGAGAAG ATACAGCGGCGATTGGCTCAGAACCGTGAGGCTGCAAGGAAGAGTCGTCTCAGGAAGAAG GCTTAtgttcaacagttggaaacaaGCAGATTGAAGCTAGCTCAGCTCGAGCTCGAGCTCGAGCGAGCTAGACAACAG GGAATGCTTATCGCCGGTGCAACGGCGCATATGGGCTTGTGTGGCACCGTGGGCTCCGGGATTGCATCGTTCGAGATAGAGTACAGCCACTGGCTAGACCAGCAGGAGAGGAAGATCACTGAGCTAAAGAACGTGCTCCAGACGCCCATAGGCGATCTGGAGCTACGTGTAATGGTTGAGCGCGTGCTCAGCCATTACTATGACCTCTTCCACATGAAGAGGGAGGCCGCGAGGGCCGACGCGTTCTACTTGGTctctggcatgtggaggacCTCAGTCGAGAGGTTTTTCCTGTGGATCGGGGGCTTCAAGCCTTCAGAACTCATCAAC GTGGTTATGCCTCAGCTGCAGCCTCTCACTGATCAGCAAACGGCGAATGTGGATAACTTGAAGCACTTGTGCGTGCAGGCTGAGGACGCTCTGTCGCAAGGCATGGAGAAGCTCCAACAGACCCTGGCGCAGAGCGTCACATTTCTGGCCCCGGGAGCAGGGAACTACTGCTCCCAGACGGCCTTTGCCCTCGAGAACTTGGAGTCTCTTGAGAGTTTCATAAACCAG GCGGATCATTTACGACAACAAACACTACAGCACATGTCGCATATATTGACTACGCGACAGGCAGCTAATGGATTGGTTGCATTCGGGGAGTATTTTCAGCGTCTGCGGACACTGAGCTCGCTCTGGTCCGCCCGTTGCCCGGGTGAACCAGCCTGA